Genomic window (Corticium candelabrum chromosome 3, ooCorCand1.1, whole genome shotgun sequence):
ACAAATAATCAAGGCTAACCATGTACGATTAGTGAATGATGTTCGACACAGACAAGTGATCGGTTGTGAAGTCTAGGAATGCAGGAGATGTTTTCCAGTTCATCTGCATATGTTATGTCGACAATCTCCAGACTTCCATTTTTCTGAGTTTGATATCGAGGGGAAATCTCTGGGTCTACTCTGAAGTTGTTGAGGAGCCATTCTACCTTCCAAACTTGATGACCACGATTATTACAAGTCAGCATCCGTCGACCGCCATACAACACTTCATACTGATTGATGTCCTCGGTCTTGTTCAATAGCGCTAAGAAATAAAAATCTATTAACTCATATACTGACCAATTGGtacctaattaattacccGATACTCGTAGTTTGCCAGGATCTGATTCTGTACAATTACCGGTAACATTATTGATTACAGTGCAATGGTATTCGCCAGCATCCACTTCAGACACATTGTACAACTGCAAACTTGCACGATGTTTTCCCTGCTGTggtattatttcaaatttggtaCGTGAATTTGAGTCAATTTTTCTATGATGCTTATACCACTCGACATGTACAGGAGCTTCAGACCTATACTGACAAACGAGTACGACTGTGTGAAGTGGAGGAATGTAAGTCTTCTGAGGATGGGCTGTAATCTCTGGCTTTCCTTCTACAGAAAAAATGTGCAACTAAGTAATCTATAAAAAACGAAATACAGTAATGCATACCCCAAACAATTAGCTCCACAGTTTTTCTTGTGTTATATCTCTCATTATAAGCAATGCACACGTATGTGCCGGCATCCTTTTTGGTCGCTTTGCGGACAGTCAAATGTGATCCCAAAGTATTAATGTGATACTCATCATAGTAGTCAACATACTTGCCATTGTGTTGCCAACGAATGAAGAGATAGCTTGTAGCATTGCAGTAGAGAACTGCTGGTTTGCCCTCTATGACAGTCACACTACCTGGTTCTTGTATAACAGGTGGAACTGAATCAAATACAAATGATCAATTAAACCAATGCATGATAACCGATTCGTAGTACAACATACCAATGACAAAGAGAGACTGACTGTCATTTCGAGTTACATCTGCATTACTAGCGACACAGGAATACAACCCAGAATCACTTGATTCCAAATATCTGATTTGCAGTAAGTAAAAGCCGTTCCATTTTATTGCCCGAATTCTGTTAGCATCCTGTGGCAGGGCATGCCCGTCTTTAAGCCACTTCACATTGACAAATTGTTCCAATCCAGTAACTTTGCAGAAAAATGTTGGTGTTGCACCTTGAGGAACACGATCAGGAGACAAAGAAACATCAACTGTTATTAGCTCATTGGCAACAGTAGCTTGTGCTGATACAATGAAGAacactgcaacaacaaaaataagGTAACATACATGTAACAGCTACAATTAAtccacaaaaacacaaataccTGAACTGATGAGAACGTTCACATATTCAATGACCAGATGTGATATCAAGAGCTTGTTCACTAGCTCCA
Coding sequences:
- the LOC134176845 gene encoding hemicentin-2-like isoform X2; its protein translation is MELVNKLLISHLVIEYVNVLISSVFFIVSAQATVANELITVDVSLSPDRVPQGATPTFFCKVTGLEQFVNVKWLKDGHALPQDANRIRAIKWNGFYLLQIRYLESSDSGLYSCVASNADVTRNDSQSLFVIVPPVIQEPGSVTVIEGKPAVLYCNATSYLFIRWQHNGKYVDYYDEYHINTLGSHLTVRKATKKDAGTYVCIAYNERYNTRKTVELIVWEGKPEITAHPQKTYIPPLHTVVLVCQYRSEAPVHVEWYKHHRKIDSNSRTKFEIIPQQGKHRASLQLYNVSEVDAGEYHCTVINNVTGNCTESDPGKLRVSALLNKTEDINQYEVLYGGRRMLTCNNRGHQVWKVEWLLNNFRVDPEISPRYQTQKNGSLEIVDITYADELENISCIPRLHNRSLVCVEHHSLIVHAIPNIVRFKQLSLTTLHIEWSFPFKRSKTKSFSEISEYRVIVTAQRDDHSVAVSLPPHQNNYTISANESIFFVQVTTLTKSRQAISGKPIRIEMSQSFFTEPTMHMKVTTTDSVISTGSTTTNAREHTLPAVFARGQKKPPATSGAE
- the LOC134176845 gene encoding hemicentin-2-like isoform X1; the encoded protein is MELVNKLLISHLVIEYVNVLISSVFFIVSAQATVANELITVDVSLSPDRVPQGATPTFFCKVTGLEQFVNVKWLKDGHALPQDANRIRAIKWNGFYLLQIRYLESSDSGLYSCVASNADVTRNDSQSLFVIVPPVIQEPGSVTVIEGKPAVLYCNATSYLFIRWQHNGKYVDYYDEYHINTLGSHLTVRKATKKDAGTYVCIAYNERYNTRKTVELIVWEGKPEITAHPQKTYIPPLHTVVLVCQYRSEAPVHVEWYKHHRKIDSNSRTKFEIIPQQGKHRASLQLYNVSEVDAGEYHCTVINNVTGNCTESDPGKLRVSALLNKTEDINQYEVLYGGRRMLTCNNRGHQVWKVEWLLNNFRVDPEISPRYQTQKNGSLEIVDITYADELENISCIPRLHNRSLVCVEHHSLIVHAIPNIVRFKQLSLTTLHIEWSFPFKRSKTKSFSEISEYRVIVTAQRDDHSVAVSLPPHQNNYTISANESIFFVQVTTLTKSRQAISGKPIRIEMSQSFFTEPTMHMKVTTTDSVISTGSTTTNAREHTLPAVFARGQKKPPATSGAECMWTWKICLTCTAIVMCV